One segment of Sulfobacillus thermosulfidooxidans DSM 9293 DNA contains the following:
- a CDS encoding TM2 domain-containing protein, with amino-acid sequence MKSKVSAGILALFFGFVGVHKFYLGQRTQGILYILFCWTFIPMIVAFVEAIRLFSMSDEDFDARYNKAMIQQSL; translated from the coding sequence ATGAAGAGTAAAGTCAGCGCAGGCATTTTGGCTTTATTTTTTGGATTTGTGGGCGTGCATAAATTTTATCTTGGTCAAAGGACCCAGGGCATCCTTTATATTCTCTTTTGCTGGACCTTTATCCCTATGATTGTGGCTTTCGTGGAAGCGATTCGCCTCTTTTCCATGTCCGATGAGGACTTTGATGCGCGGTATAACAAGGCGATGATCCAACAGTCTCTATAG
- a CDS encoding zinc-dependent alcohol dehydrogenase — protein MGLRYHLSWPRVLRQKLIPSTRQWRALSSLHYEEVIKPSWATSSNSVEILPLLSGICGSDVGLIRGHSSPYLAPLTRFPAVLGHEVVGRVVEDSPEWSKGTVVVVNPALSCTSLGLKDPCPACRHGRPDLCYYRGRHDMGLLLGFHTHFPGGFAERMWVPSHQLYPVPPKMSPERAVLSEPLSIVLYGLSHIQWSSVKRVLVIGSGPIGLLTLFALRETGLTQDLLMAVARYPQQQQWAKRLGAEVVSNLEAPAITEITGIPYPHIWHTLPWRPRGFDLVIDAVGSSSSLRGAISCVRPGGQLLLLGAASEMSWDFTPLWSKDITLYGTFGYGPSPDQTFQHALTLLHTTSIPIEQLITHTFFLDEYQNAFATLENKSQGAIKICLKPRARRA, from the coding sequence ATGGGTCTTCGCTATCATTTATCTTGGCCTCGTGTGTTACGCCAGAAGCTTATTCCTTCTACCAGGCAATGGCGTGCGCTGTCTTCTCTCCACTATGAAGAGGTGATAAAACCTTCTTGGGCTACATCGTCTAACAGTGTAGAGATCCTCCCGCTATTATCGGGTATTTGCGGATCAGATGTCGGGTTGATTCGAGGACATAGCTCTCCCTATTTAGCGCCCTTAACAAGATTTCCTGCTGTCTTAGGCCACGAAGTTGTTGGACGTGTTGTAGAAGACTCGCCCGAGTGGTCCAAGGGGACTGTAGTTGTCGTCAATCCCGCCTTATCCTGCACGTCATTAGGCCTAAAGGATCCCTGTCCCGCGTGTCGCCACGGTCGTCCCGATCTCTGTTATTACCGCGGTCGACACGACATGGGTCTTCTCCTAGGTTTTCATACTCATTTTCCAGGAGGATTTGCGGAACGGATGTGGGTCCCTTCCCATCAGCTTTACCCAGTTCCTCCCAAGATGAGCCCAGAACGGGCCGTTTTAAGTGAACCGTTAAGCATTGTTCTTTATGGGTTGTCTCATATTCAGTGGTCTTCGGTGAAGCGCGTTTTAGTCATTGGTTCAGGGCCCATAGGTCTTCTCACCCTCTTTGCCCTGCGGGAAACGGGTCTGACCCAAGATTTGCTCATGGCCGTTGCCCGCTATCCTCAGCAGCAACAGTGGGCGAAAAGACTCGGTGCTGAGGTTGTATCCAACCTAGAGGCTCCCGCCATAACGGAAATCACAGGGATACCCTATCCCCACATTTGGCATACTCTCCCCTGGCGTCCTCGCGGGTTTGACCTCGTTATTGATGCGGTTGGATCATCGTCCTCTCTACGAGGAGCCATCAGCTGTGTGCGTCCTGGCGGGCAACTCTTGTTATTAGGAGCAGCCAGTGAAATGTCATGGGATTTTACTCCTTTGTGGTCTAAAGACATAACCTTGTATGGGACGTTTGGCTATGGTCCTTCTCCAGACCAAACATTTCAACACGCATTAACTCTATTACATACGACAAGCATTCCCATTGAACAACTGATTACCCACACGTTTTTCTTAGACGAATACCAAAACGCCTTTGCCACCTTGGAGAATAAAAGCCAGGGCGCAATAAAAATATGTTTGAAACCCCGTGCAAGGCGTGCTTGA
- a CDS encoding class II aldolase/adducin family protein translates to MTYLDQFWFTPSFQENPIAKDFQSRLVHSLLEAGFALTSQVENANVVFQIVNDKTRPFRRQHYAVYVIGVSFVPTLDPHYDLLKQFYSTHIRSLSNILIVVAGSLDDPTFVITTLERGAVLLSSQENTLEQRYQKLVDRIAPLMRSHLIIRNHFHPDLQPSLWNGTRHTSSLSRAGQILESWDLLPAPFPMEDYLSAEDMAHVRRLFGIGGLSYGNLSVRHEDGSFWMSASGVDKSRLHDIGRDILLVTGFDVADESIHLSVPENLTPRRVSVDAIEHWKIYQQYPQVGAIIHVHAWMPGIVATEFNYPCGSKELADEVAKQLAFADDPAHAVIGLKNHGLTITGDSPEEILSRIHDRVVRQVPMQ, encoded by the coding sequence GTGACATATTTGGATCAGTTCTGGTTTACCCCGTCCTTTCAAGAAAATCCCATCGCTAAAGATTTTCAAAGCCGTTTGGTACACAGCCTTTTGGAGGCCGGTTTTGCCTTGACATCACAAGTTGAAAACGCCAACGTGGTGTTCCAAATTGTCAACGACAAGACGCGTCCCTTTCGTCGGCAACATTATGCCGTTTATGTCATCGGTGTTAGCTTTGTACCCACATTGGATCCGCATTACGACCTCTTAAAGCAATTTTATTCCACCCATATCCGGTCCCTATCCAATATTCTCATTGTGGTCGCAGGCTCTCTCGATGATCCGACTTTTGTCATTACGACGCTAGAACGAGGCGCGGTGTTGTTATCATCACAGGAGAATACGTTAGAACAACGCTACCAAAAGCTCGTCGATCGCATTGCCCCATTAATGCGCAGCCACTTAATCATCCGCAACCACTTTCACCCCGATCTACAACCCTCTTTATGGAATGGCACACGGCACACCTCTAGCCTATCGCGTGCAGGACAAATTCTCGAAAGTTGGGATCTTCTTCCGGCACCTTTTCCCATGGAAGATTATCTCTCTGCCGAAGACATGGCCCATGTTCGCCGCTTGTTTGGTATTGGCGGATTAAGTTACGGAAATCTCAGTGTGCGGCACGAGGACGGAAGTTTTTGGATGAGTGCTAGTGGGGTGGATAAAAGCCGGCTCCATGACATCGGCCGGGACATTCTTCTGGTCACGGGGTTTGATGTCGCAGATGAAAGCATTCACTTAAGTGTTCCTGAAAACCTCACTCCACGGCGTGTCTCCGTGGATGCGATTGAACATTGGAAGATTTATCAACAATATCCGCAGGTCGGCGCAATTATACATGTACACGCCTGGATGCCAGGCATAGTGGCCACAGAATTTAACTATCCTTGCGGCAGTAAAGAATTGGCGGATGAGGTAGCTAAACAGCTCGCATTCGCAGATGATCCCGCGCATGCCGTGATCGGGTTAAAAAATCATGGGCTAACAATCACCGGTGATAGCCCTGAAGAAATTTTATCTCGAATCCATGACCGTGTTGTCCGCCAGGTTCCGATGCAATGA
- a CDS encoding alpha/beta fold hydrolase: MIFLPAMGWTAESAGPLVSVLEERYHFHRLDLPGLGRSEPLSKIPTWKDLALWIHQYCEQHQWNQVRIIGHSLGGIMALAYADHFPDRVYQLVLLDAGYQPIPRFPQDIATPFRYLVPAVNILASLGGVKLLTRWIGERRVPGNALSVPDTWEQEFQEFVEHQHLLITNELREAFYTARKLVTINPLAVNLLLGIYRSKPVTAFSRLKPATLLVVPEHMTHYSPLTQIDEKGLPILLYEVNGGHFVHYAHPEVAYVIRDFFDHWN; this comes from the coding sequence GTGATTTTTTTACCCGCCATGGGATGGACGGCGGAATCCGCGGGGCCTTTGGTCAGCGTATTGGAAGAACGATATCATTTCCACCGTTTAGATTTGCCCGGATTAGGCCGCAGTGAACCCTTGAGCAAAATTCCTACTTGGAAAGATTTAGCGTTATGGATTCATCAATATTGTGAACAACATCAGTGGAATCAGGTCCGTATTATTGGCCACTCACTAGGGGGAATTATGGCATTAGCCTATGCGGATCACTTTCCAGACCGTGTTTATCAATTAGTTCTCTTGGATGCTGGCTATCAACCCATTCCCCGTTTTCCTCAAGATATCGCCACACCCTTTCGTTATTTGGTCCCCGCCGTAAACATTTTGGCTTCTTTGGGTGGCGTTAAACTGTTAACGCGTTGGATCGGAGAGAGGCGTGTTCCTGGAAATGCCTTGTCAGTGCCTGATACGTGGGAACAGGAGTTTCAAGAATTTGTTGAGCATCAGCATTTATTGATAACCAATGAATTACGCGAGGCTTTTTACACCGCCCGAAAACTGGTCACGATTAATCCCTTGGCGGTAAATTTATTGCTAGGCATTTACCGGAGCAAACCGGTAACCGCTTTTAGTCGGCTTAAACCGGCAACATTGTTGGTGGTTCCTGAACATATGACTCACTATTCTCCCTTAACACAGATTGACGAGAAGGGATTGCCAATTTTGCTCTACGAAGTCAATGGAGGGCATTTTGTGCATTACGCGCATCCTGAAGTAGCTTATGTGATCCGTGATTTCTTTGACCACTGGAATTAG
- a CDS encoding APC family permease yields MMNSLKRDLDLKDLIIIGVAGAVGTGVLFSTAGMTALAGPGVVIAWIVGAIMYLFVGLTYVDLSALYPEAGGPSRYSLYSYGRITNLINAFADLIWYLFIPPVEALASVEGINYFYPHLINTAGSPTTLGALLGVILMVLFFPFNYFGIRAFAKSTDFLGVIKLLLYILVAIGFIAFARFSNFTAYGGIVPFGVGGIFAAIPLGMFAFGSIRVIPDYAEEVRSPKIIGRAIIWVVLGQTLIYVLLAVGFLTSINWVALKLHAGSWSAISSIAGNPFLTIASGAHIGWLIAFTVIIAILGPFVTGYIYQGAGTRILLAMSRTGLVSARMKEINQHYAIPVWALVVFTVVGAIVAYIAAPLPSIYNLISDAVVAGYLGFAVNPVVMLALRKQGREGKLQQGGLVAAIAFASASLIVYWSGWPSVPYASILLIAASIIFGLAYKVHEGAKNAIWYVAYIAFLTAMTYIGSVGAKKWINIDVGSLIVVLVSLIVFLPWGVASRLMQIDENTTTPQIAEIP; encoded by the coding sequence ATGATGAATAGTCTCAAACGAGATCTCGATTTGAAAGATCTCATTATCATTGGTGTCGCCGGTGCCGTGGGTACCGGCGTGTTGTTTTCTACGGCAGGTATGACGGCTTTAGCGGGCCCCGGTGTTGTGATTGCGTGGATCGTCGGCGCTATTATGTATTTGTTTGTCGGATTAACCTACGTGGATTTAAGTGCTTTATATCCTGAGGCCGGAGGACCGTCCCGGTACAGTCTTTATAGTTATGGCAGGATTACCAATCTGATTAACGCTTTTGCGGATTTGATATGGTACCTGTTTATTCCCCCTGTGGAAGCCTTAGCGTCGGTGGAGGGAATCAATTATTTTTATCCTCATTTGATTAACACGGCTGGCAGTCCGACCACTTTAGGTGCTTTATTAGGCGTCATCTTAATGGTGCTCTTCTTTCCGTTCAATTATTTTGGTATTCGCGCTTTTGCCAAATCGACCGATTTTCTGGGGGTGATTAAACTCCTGTTATATATCTTAGTAGCCATTGGATTTATTGCTTTTGCCCGGTTTTCCAATTTTACAGCATATGGTGGAATCGTGCCTTTTGGTGTGGGAGGCATATTTGCGGCGATTCCGCTCGGAATGTTCGCGTTTGGTAGTATTCGGGTTATTCCGGATTATGCGGAAGAGGTGCGTTCTCCCAAAATTATTGGCCGGGCCATTATTTGGGTCGTTTTGGGGCAAACCTTGATTTATGTCTTATTAGCCGTGGGCTTTTTGACGTCCATCAACTGGGTGGCCCTGAAATTACATGCGGGATCTTGGAGTGCCATTTCCTCGATTGCGGGGAATCCCTTTTTAACGATTGCGAGTGGCGCTCACATTGGATGGCTCATTGCCTTTACCGTTATTATTGCCATTCTTGGGCCTTTTGTAACAGGTTACATTTATCAAGGAGCCGGAACCCGGATTCTTTTAGCTATGAGCCGTACCGGGCTTGTCAGCGCACGCATGAAAGAAATTAACCAGCATTATGCCATTCCGGTATGGGCCCTTGTGGTGTTTACCGTGGTTGGTGCGATTGTGGCCTATATTGCTGCGCCCCTCCCTTCGATTTATAACCTGATCAGCGACGCGGTGGTTGCCGGTTACTTAGGTTTTGCGGTGAATCCGGTGGTCATGTTAGCCCTTCGCAAACAAGGTCGCGAAGGAAAATTGCAGCAAGGTGGTCTTGTGGCCGCTATTGCCTTTGCCTCCGCTTCATTAATTGTTTATTGGAGCGGTTGGCCTTCCGTTCCTTATGCCAGCATTTTGCTGATTGCGGCGTCCATCATTTTCGGGTTGGCATACAAAGTTCATGAAGGGGCAAAAAATGCGATCTGGTATGTGGCCTACATTGCGTTTTTGACGGCGATGACCTATATCGGCAGTGTCGGCGCCAAAAAATGGATCAATATTGATGTAGGCAGCCTCATTGTGGTGTTAGTCAGCTTAATCGTTTTCTTGCCATGGGGTGTCGCGTCCCGCCTGATGCAAATCGACGAAAATACGACAACACCGCAAATAGCCGAAATCCCCTAA
- the sat gene encoding sulfate adenylyltransferase, producing MTREKGGHSLPWAEDSMKHYDSSPFSSLMPVILDDRTIADLYQIATGAYAPLTGFLEEADYLLVCSDMHLTSGAPWPIPITLAVDEDVARHLHLDQEIVLIDSHHLIRGRMTVTSIYRPNLRREAKWVYHTTDISHPGVRYLLSRKPVYIGGPVSVDHIPELAYASLIWRPSDVRRAISERGFKRVVGFQTRNPIHRAHEYIQKTALETLDGLLIHPLVGPTKDDDIPPAVRIKTYQRVIDKWYRKDRVLLAAYTGAMRYAGPKEAVLHAIVRRNYGCTHFIVGRDHGGVGQFYGPYDAHHIFDQFRPGELGIIPLLFDDAFYCRQCQGMTSAKVCPHDESYWVRLSGSEVRRRLKEGEPIPEEFMRKDVSEILYHYYHFKRQGL from the coding sequence ATGACGCGCGAAAAGGGAGGGCATTCATTGCCATGGGCAGAAGATAGCATGAAGCATTACGACAGCTCCCCTTTTTCTTCCCTCATGCCTGTTATACTTGATGATCGGACCATCGCAGACTTATACCAAATTGCCACAGGAGCTTATGCCCCTTTAACAGGATTTTTAGAAGAGGCCGACTACCTCTTGGTTTGTTCGGACATGCACCTGACAAGCGGCGCTCCCTGGCCCATTCCCATCACCTTGGCAGTCGACGAAGACGTCGCTCGTCATTTGCATCTCGATCAAGAAATTGTTCTGATTGACAGTCACCACTTAATACGGGGACGGATGACGGTCACCAGCATTTACCGGCCGAATTTGCGCCGTGAAGCCAAATGGGTTTATCACACCACCGACATATCCCATCCCGGTGTCCGCTATTTATTAAGCCGAAAACCGGTCTATATAGGAGGGCCAGTTAGCGTCGATCACATTCCCGAGTTAGCTTATGCCTCTCTAATTTGGCGACCTTCTGATGTGCGCCGCGCTATTTCAGAGCGGGGCTTCAAACGTGTTGTGGGATTTCAAACGCGCAATCCCATCCACAGAGCTCATGAATATATTCAAAAAACCGCTTTAGAAACCCTAGATGGACTGTTGATCCACCCGTTGGTGGGCCCGACCAAAGATGATGATATTCCTCCCGCTGTGCGCATAAAAACGTATCAACGGGTCATTGACAAATGGTACCGAAAAGATCGCGTGCTGTTAGCAGCCTATACCGGCGCCATGCGTTACGCCGGTCCCAAAGAAGCTGTTTTACATGCGATTGTACGCCGCAACTACGGATGTACCCATTTTATTGTTGGGCGCGATCACGGCGGTGTAGGCCAATTTTATGGTCCTTATGATGCCCACCACATCTTTGACCAGTTTCGTCCTGGAGAACTTGGCATTATCCCCCTGTTGTTTGACGATGCCTTTTACTGTCGCCAATGTCAGGGTATGACCTCAGCAAAGGTATGTCCCCATGACGAATCGTATTGGGTTCGCTTATCCGGCTCCGAGGTAAGAAGACGACTTAAAGAGGGCGAACCGATTCCTGAAGAATTCATGCGCAAAGATGTATCCGAAATTTTATACCATTACTATCATTTCAAAAGGCAAGGCCTCTAA
- a CDS encoding sulfotransferase family protein, whose translation MTCVIGMHRSGTSLTAQLCHELGWRVTGPEEFLRQGNRYNPQGYWETSDLVTINRRILYALGGDWHVAPHFRPQWEDAPELVPLKRQAQAFIQQIPTPQATWKDPRLTLTLPFWKPLIRDVRYIICIRNPLDVALSLYRRDHMTQERALTLWLLYTTQALFNTQQTRRLVVFYEDLTGSSAKAQLERLQAFLEKDGSSKMPLPVIHPELGHGQYGLSSSGAIAQISPLAHTMWTALLNWRKQDFALDHEVLELARSFQVPHTPWPTMQKYRLSFWMRLIKMQLWEGKRS comes from the coding sequence TTGACTTGTGTCATCGGAATGCACCGCAGTGGGACATCACTTACTGCTCAACTCTGTCATGAACTCGGCTGGCGTGTGACGGGACCTGAAGAGTTTTTGCGGCAAGGAAATCGCTACAATCCACAGGGTTATTGGGAAACATCCGATCTCGTCACGATTAACCGGCGCATTCTTTATGCATTGGGAGGTGACTGGCACGTCGCGCCACATTTTCGACCACAATGGGAAGACGCGCCAGAACTTGTCCCCTTAAAGCGCCAAGCCCAAGCTTTTATTCAGCAGATCCCCACGCCCCAAGCAACCTGGAAAGATCCGAGATTAACGCTCACGTTGCCCTTTTGGAAACCGTTAATCCGTGATGTGCGCTATATCATCTGCATCCGCAATCCGCTAGATGTCGCGTTATCTCTTTACCGGCGTGATCATATGACACAAGAACGCGCGCTGACGCTTTGGCTCCTTTACACCACACAAGCTCTGTTTAACACGCAACAGACCCGCCGTCTTGTCGTCTTTTATGAAGATTTAACGGGCTCGTCGGCCAAGGCACAGCTTGAACGGCTGCAGGCCTTTTTAGAGAAAGACGGTAGCTCAAAAATGCCTTTGCCTGTTATTCATCCAGAGCTCGGCCATGGCCAGTATGGCTTAAGCTCTTCTGGAGCCATCGCACAAATTTCGCCGTTAGCTCACACCATGTGGACTGCTCTTCTAAACTGGCGTAAACAGGACTTCGCCTTAGACCACGAAGTCCTAGAGCTTGCCCGTTCTTTTCAAGTGCCCCACACACCATGGCCCACCATGCAAAAGTACCGACTCAGCTTTTGGATGAGGCTCATCAAAATGCAGTTATGGGAGGGAAAAAGATCATGA